ttaaaacACGATTTCGTAGAAGCAACTATTCCGTTGGGAAAATCGTTTTGACAGAAATGTTGTTTTAAAATGGAGATGAAAAACGTAATTTCAGTTCTAGCCGAACTTTGGCCAGTACTCGAACGTTGTACAGTCGTTTCCAAGAGGCTAGTTCTCTACTTCGGTACGTTCGGTTTGGCTTGCTGGCTTTGGGGCACGATATTCATCGACAGGAGTAACGTAACCGAAGCACAGGAAACAATAAACTCGACTGCTGACACGATCAATCGTAGGAAGGTACGCACTTTTCGGACCTTTTGTtctcgattattatttattttggcATTTTTATCACTCGTGTCGAAAATAACTCAAAAGCAATCGCAGCTCGCAGGATTACCTTCTAATTATAACGAtgcattcatttttatatttccaggCAAAATTGCTGCTCTTCCCAGAAGGCAAACGATATAATGGAACGTCGTTGATGCCCTTCAAAAAAGGTGCTTTCCACGTTGCTGTCAGAGCACAAACGCCGATTCAGCCAGTCGTTGTTtccaaatattattttcttaatgatgagaaaaagaaattcgaaCCAGGCAagttttcgaaatgttttgCCACCTTTCCAAACTTCATTTTGCCTCAGCCTCTATTGAAAGATTTTACTAAGTTATCGAACtctaaacttatttttttaattctaaaTTCAACTTCAACCATCGAACTGTTACGGAATATTCAAAttaaatgtggaaaaattcaCAAAGTTCCACTAAAAACGTCTTTTATtgtatttcattaaaataaacaaacaaatttCAACTGCAAACTTTCACCTtgccatgaaaattctgacaattacaaatgaaaatcatgTTTTCAGGCACGAGTTACATAACGATTTTGCCTCCGATCCCGACGAAAGGACTGACAAAAGAAGACATTCCAACTCTGATGGATAAAACTTGGGAGGTGATGAACTCGACGTTTCAAGAAACTTCGAGGGAGATTCTTGTCGATG
The window above is part of the Venturia canescens isolate UGA chromosome 5, ASM1945775v1, whole genome shotgun sequence genome. Proteins encoded here:
- the Agpat2 gene encoding 1-acyl-sn-glycerol-3-phosphate acyltransferase alpha isoform X4; this encodes MKNSTFVMLGGVSCSSIGVALFVLLVAICAVSEGARYRAKFLVFIVLSAIAATWSIPLMLRRPRDWRNALIPAWGARQIAKLLGVNFKVRGQENVVKDTGAVVLINHQSAIDLCVLAELWPVLERCTVVSKRLVLYFGTFGLACWLWGTIFIDRSNVTEAQETINSTADTINRRKAKLLLFPEGKRYNGTSLMPFKKGAFHVAVRAQTPIQPVVVSKYYFLNDEKKKFEPGTSYITILPPIPTKGLTKEDIPTLMDKTWEVMNSTFQETSREILVDEKVKSLSS
- the Agpat2 gene encoding 1-acyl-sn-glycerol-3-phosphate acyltransferase alpha isoform X1; amino-acid sequence: MCDCVRCGASVFNFLDEKFNFRVIIVRSNSGFLFLIFLMLGGVSCSSIGVALFVLLVAICAVSEGARYRAKFLVFIVLSAIAATWSIPLMLRRPRDWRNALIPAWGARQIAKLLGVNFKVRGQENVVKDTGAVVLINHQSAIDLCVLAELWPVLERCTVVSKRLVLYFGTFGLACWLWGTIFIDRSNVTEAQETINSTADTINRRKAKLLLFPEGKRYNGTSLMPFKKGAFHVAVRAQTPIQPVVVSKYYFLNDEKKKFEPGTSYITILPPIPTKGLTKEDIPTLMDKTWEVMNSTFQETSREILVDEKVKSLSS
- the Agpat2 gene encoding 1-acyl-sn-glycerol-3-phosphate acyltransferase alpha isoform X2: MKNSTFVVLRLINSTGMNFEIYCWAENWRMLGGVSCSSIGVALFVLLVAICAVSEGARYRAKFLVFIVLSAIAATWSIPLMLRRPRDWRNALIPAWGARQIAKLLGVNFKVRGQENVVKDTGAVVLINHQSAIDLCVLAELWPVLERCTVVSKRLVLYFGTFGLACWLWGTIFIDRSNVTEAQETINSTADTINRRKAKLLLFPEGKRYNGTSLMPFKKGAFHVAVRAQTPIQPVVVSKYYFLNDEKKKFEPGTSYITILPPIPTKGLTKEDIPTLMDKTWEVMNSTFQETSREILVDEKVKSLSS
- the Agpat2 gene encoding 1-acyl-sn-glycerol-3-phosphate acyltransferase alpha isoform X5 — its product is MIRMLGGVSCSSIGVALFVLLVAICAVSEGARYRAKFLVFIVLSAIAATWSIPLMLRRPRDWRNALIPAWGARQIAKLLGVNFKVRGQENVVKDTGAVVLINHQSAIDLCVLAELWPVLERCTVVSKRLVLYFGTFGLACWLWGTIFIDRSNVTEAQETINSTADTINRRKAKLLLFPEGKRYNGTSLMPFKKGAFHVAVRAQTPIQPVVVSKYYFLNDEKKKFEPGTSYITILPPIPTKGLTKEDIPTLMDKTWEVMNSTFQETSREILVDEKVKSLSS
- the Agpat2 gene encoding 1-acyl-sn-glycerol-3-phosphate acyltransferase alpha isoform X3, translated to MIRVLRLINSTGMNFEIYCWAENWRMLGGVSCSSIGVALFVLLVAICAVSEGARYRAKFLVFIVLSAIAATWSIPLMLRRPRDWRNALIPAWGARQIAKLLGVNFKVRGQENVVKDTGAVVLINHQSAIDLCVLAELWPVLERCTVVSKRLVLYFGTFGLACWLWGTIFIDRSNVTEAQETINSTADTINRRKAKLLLFPEGKRYNGTSLMPFKKGAFHVAVRAQTPIQPVVVSKYYFLNDEKKKFEPGTSYITILPPIPTKGLTKEDIPTLMDKTWEVMNSTFQETSREILVDEKVKSLSS
- the Agpat2 gene encoding 1-acyl-sn-glycerol-3-phosphate acyltransferase alpha isoform X6 — encoded protein: MLGGVSCSSIGVALFVLLVAICAVSEGARYRAKFLVFIVLSAIAATWSIPLMLRRPRDWRNALIPAWGARQIAKLLGVNFKVRGQENVVKDTGAVVLINHQSAIDLCVLAELWPVLERCTVVSKRLVLYFGTFGLACWLWGTIFIDRSNVTEAQETINSTADTINRRKAKLLLFPEGKRYNGTSLMPFKKGAFHVAVRAQTPIQPVVVSKYYFLNDEKKKFEPGTSYITILPPIPTKGLTKEDIPTLMDKTWEVMNSTFQETSREILVDEKVKSLSS